One Synergistes jonesii DNA window includes the following coding sequences:
- a CDS encoding ornithine cyclodeaminase family protein yields the protein MLNEVLWLSEDDVISLNISMADVISAVEEGWRLKGEGKVEMPAKIGIHPRENCYIHAMPCWIGGGVDTCGEKWISGFPENLQKNMPYNIGLFIITDSNDGHMISVMDATYLTTMRTGAASAVIAKYFADPKSSKLAVIGAGTQGRISVHAIKTQFPALRTVAAYDPLAVQLDKLEADARAAFNDLEVVKAKSIEEACKDADIVITCCPVLANPQRFVKKSYLKNDVLCIAVDHDSAFCADVMTEAPVYVIDDRGQYEYMQGGGVYFQGYPTEQEIYAEMSEVIVGKKPVVLKGRRTAAPMGIACNDVMTARLIYTKAVEKKVGTWVKH from the coding sequence ATGTTGAATGAAGTTTTATGGCTTTCGGAGGACGATGTTATATCGCTCAATATCTCCATGGCTGATGTCATATCGGCCGTTGAAGAAGGTTGGCGTCTTAAGGGTGAGGGCAAGGTAGAAATGCCGGCTAAGATAGGTATCCACCCAAGAGAAAATTGCTACATCCATGCTATGCCATGCTGGATAGGTGGAGGCGTGGATACATGTGGAGAGAAATGGATATCTGGATTCCCTGAAAACTTGCAGAAAAATATGCCTTATAACATCGGTCTGTTTATAATTACCGATTCAAACGATGGACACATGATTTCCGTAATGGACGCCACATATCTGACAACGATGCGCACCGGTGCTGCAAGTGCCGTCATTGCGAAATATTTCGCTGACCCCAAGAGCTCTAAACTAGCGGTAATAGGTGCCGGCACCCAGGGGCGCATCAGCGTGCATGCTATAAAGACGCAGTTCCCAGCTCTCAGAACCGTAGCTGCGTACGATCCGCTTGCTGTACAGCTGGACAAGCTTGAGGCTGACGCAAGAGCGGCGTTTAACGATCTTGAAGTAGTTAAGGCTAAGTCGATTGAAGAGGCCTGCAAGGACGCGGACATCGTGATTACATGTTGCCCAGTGCTTGCAAATCCACAGCGTTTCGTTAAAAAATCATATCTCAAGAACGATGTCCTCTGCATAGCTGTGGATCATGATTCTGCGTTCTGTGCGGACGTTATGACAGAAGCGCCGGTCTATGTAATAGACGACCGTGGTCAATATGAATATATGCAAGGTGGCGGGGTATACTTCCAGGGGTATCCTACTGAGCAAGAAATATACGCAGAGATGAGCGAAGTAATCGTTGGCAAAAAGCCTGTGGTGCTCAAGGGACGCAGAACGGCAGCCCCAATGGGCATAGCCTGCAACGACGTTATGACGGCAAGGCTCATTTATACTAAGGCCGTCGAAAAGAAAGTAGGGACTTGGGTCAAACATTAA
- a CDS encoding ComEC/Rec2 family competence protein, producing MKRRRIFAFTICAALLALSAAIATSAGAPLMRYYGVDVGQGDCSLFILPGGETMVIDAGPEKNARRTARYLKSCGVRKIDLLVATHPHEDHIGGMRALLSAFPVGMIWDSGFSWGSHIQEKFYREIKKRNIPFKTVGRGYAAKLGGAELRVLAPARRLKNTRSDPNNNCVVMLVTYGKISFLMTGDMEREEYASIRPLPRATVLKAAHHGSSNGTSARLLREVSPEIIVISYAKENDYGYPHRETVAAIRQAGVRRFDTADGAVKLRTDGTSVIFDGKREVK from the coding sequence ATGAAGAGAAGAAGGATATTCGCGTTCACGATCTGCGCGGCGCTTTTGGCGCTCTCAGCGGCTATCGCCACGTCCGCCGGCGCCCCGCTCATGCGCTATTACGGCGTGGACGTCGGCCAGGGCGACTGTTCTCTTTTCATACTGCCCGGAGGCGAAACGATGGTGATAGACGCGGGACCGGAGAAGAACGCGCGGCGGACCGCGCGCTACCTCAAGTCGTGCGGCGTGAGGAAAATAGACCTGCTCGTAGCGACGCATCCCCACGAGGATCATATCGGCGGCATGAGGGCGCTGCTTTCGGCGTTCCCAGTCGGCATGATCTGGGACAGCGGCTTCAGCTGGGGCTCGCATATACAGGAAAAGTTTTACCGCGAGATAAAAAAGAGAAACATCCCGTTTAAAACGGTGGGGCGCGGATACGCGGCGAAGTTGGGCGGCGCGGAGCTCAGGGTGCTCGCGCCGGCGCGCCGCCTCAAGAACACGAGGAGCGACCCGAACAACAATTGCGTCGTTATGCTCGTGACGTACGGAAAAATTTCATTCCTTATGACGGGGGACATGGAGCGCGAGGAGTACGCGTCGATAAGGCCGCTCCCGCGCGCGACGGTGCTGAAGGCCGCTCATCACGGAAGCAGCAACGGCACCAGCGCGCGGCTGCTGCGCGAGGTGTCGCCCGAGATCATAGTCATCAGCTATGCGAAGGAGAACGACTACGGTTACCCGCACAGGGAGACCGTCGCAGCGATAAGGCAGGCCGGCGTAAGGCGCTTCGACACGGCGGACGGCGCCGTCAAGCTGCGCACCGACGGTACGTCGGTGATTTTCGACGGAAAGAGGGAGGTCAAATGA
- a CDS encoding cupin domain-containing protein: MSEEKNYGSIYDLPLQNASALAPDIQKRTIYGPERFWKDYVMRHFILPPHKTIPAHVHDWDHLMFTLSGDGVVEVEEEKGRRVSYQMKTGYWTRVPGGLVHEYKNDAETPLEFFCIVPTCGDPHAKKYAMREERAKRREEEKAAVK, encoded by the coding sequence ATGAGCGAAGAGAAAAACTACGGTTCGATATACGACCTGCCGCTGCAGAACGCGTCGGCTCTCGCACCGGACATTCAGAAGAGGACGATTTACGGTCCGGAACGCTTCTGGAAGGATTACGTGATGCGCCACTTCATACTCCCGCCGCACAAAACCATCCCCGCGCACGTACACGACTGGGACCATCTGATGTTCACACTTTCCGGCGACGGAGTCGTCGAAGTGGAGGAGGAAAAGGGCAGGAGAGTCTCCTATCAGATGAAGACCGGCTACTGGACGAGGGTGCCGGGCGGGCTCGTCCACGAATATAAAAACGACGCCGAGACACCTCTTGAATTCTTCTGCATAGTGCCTACCTGCGGCGACCCGCACGCGAAGAAATACGCGATGCGCGAAGAGCGCGCCAAGCGCAGGGAAGAGGAAAAAGCCGCAGTGAAGTAA
- a CDS encoding ABC transporter substrate-binding protein yields MKKFLTLAIAALTVSAAASCSFAANAAFKIGGTGPLTGGAAIYGNSAKNGAQIAVDEINAAGGVEGVKLELRYEDDTHDAEKAVNAYNALKDWGMQLSLGSVTSKPCEATAAENFSDRIFALTPSASAVAVTKGKDNVFQMCFVDPNQGAASAQYMVNKKLANKVAVIWKNDDVYSKGIHDTFVAKAKQLGLAVVSDTTFMDGQDTDFSVQLTNSQKKGAQLVFLPMYYQHASLILAQAAGMGFAPKWFGVDGMDGILTMEGFNTSLAEGVMLLTPFNADSKDKRTAAFVAKYKKKYGDVPNQFAADGYDCIYAYKQAIELGKAKPEMSAKALCDIMIKQFTSMKFSGLTGNSMTWGKDGAVTKTPKGMVIKNGAYVGLD; encoded by the coding sequence ATGAAAAAGTTTCTTACGCTTGCAATAGCAGCTCTCACGGTCTCGGCGGCGGCAAGCTGCTCATTCGCCGCGAACGCGGCATTCAAGATCGGCGGCACGGGGCCGCTTACCGGCGGGGCGGCTATTTACGGCAACTCGGCCAAAAACGGCGCCCAGATCGCGGTAGACGAAATCAACGCCGCGGGAGGCGTTGAAGGCGTCAAATTGGAGCTGCGCTACGAGGACGACACGCACGACGCGGAGAAAGCCGTCAACGCCTACAACGCGCTCAAAGACTGGGGCATGCAGCTGTCGCTCGGCTCCGTCACTTCAAAGCCCTGTGAAGCCACGGCCGCCGAGAACTTCTCCGACCGTATATTCGCGCTGACTCCCTCCGCTTCGGCCGTAGCGGTGACGAAGGGCAAGGACAACGTGTTCCAGATGTGCTTCGTCGACCCCAACCAGGGCGCAGCCTCCGCGCAGTACATGGTCAACAAGAAGCTCGCCAATAAGGTAGCCGTCATCTGGAAGAACGACGACGTCTATTCAAAGGGCATCCACGATACGTTTGTAGCCAAAGCGAAGCAGCTCGGTCTCGCGGTCGTCAGCGATACGACCTTCATGGACGGCCAGGACACCGACTTCTCGGTGCAGCTGACGAACTCGCAGAAGAAGGGCGCTCAGCTCGTATTCCTGCCGATGTACTATCAGCACGCTTCGCTCATCCTCGCCCAAGCCGCCGGCATGGGCTTCGCGCCGAAGTGGTTCGGCGTCGACGGTATGGACGGCATCCTCACGATGGAGGGCTTCAATACCTCGCTCGCGGAGGGCGTCATGCTGCTGACGCCCTTCAACGCGGACTCGAAGGATAAGCGCACGGCCGCTTTCGTCGCAAAATATAAGAAGAAATACGGCGACGTGCCGAATCAATTCGCGGCCGACGGCTACGACTGCATTTACGCCTACAAGCAGGCTATCGAGCTCGGCAAGGCGAAGCCGGAGATGAGCGCGAAGGCCCTTTGCGACATCATGATCAAGCAGTTCACCTCCATGAAATTCAGCGGCCTCACCGGCAATAGTATGACGTGGGGCAAGGACGGTGCGGTCACGAAGACGCCGAAGGGCATGGTGATCAAGAACGGGGCTTACGTCGGTCTCGACTAA
- a CDS encoding ABC transporter ATP-binding protein, with amino-acid sequence MAEPILKVSDINVYYGSIHAIKGVSFEVYEGEVVTLIGANGAGKSTTLNTISGLLHPSSGGISFFGEDLLRVPPHKIVERGLAQVPEGRRIFLHMTVKENLEMGAYTREARGASGVGEDIEKVYGLFPRLKERKRQQAGTLSGGEQQMLAMGRALMSRPKLLMLDEPSMGLAPILVEQIFDIIGDLHRGGATILLVEQNARMALSVASRGYVLETGKVVTTGTGEELLASPAIKKAYLGG; translated from the coding sequence ATGGCGGAACCGATTCTGAAAGTCAGCGATATCAACGTCTATTACGGCAGCATACACGCCATCAAGGGGGTCTCCTTCGAGGTGTACGAAGGAGAAGTCGTCACGCTGATCGGCGCTAACGGCGCCGGCAAATCCACCACGCTGAACACGATATCGGGGCTGCTGCACCCGAGCAGCGGCGGCATCTCCTTCTTCGGGGAGGACCTGCTGCGCGTACCGCCGCACAAGATAGTCGAACGCGGCCTCGCGCAGGTGCCGGAGGGACGGCGCATCTTCCTGCACATGACGGTCAAGGAAAACCTTGAGATGGGGGCCTACACGCGCGAAGCGCGCGGCGCCTCCGGCGTCGGCGAAGACATTGAGAAAGTCTACGGCTTATTCCCCCGCCTCAAAGAGCGCAAACGCCAGCAGGCGGGCACGCTCTCGGGCGGCGAACAGCAGATGCTCGCGATGGGGCGCGCGCTGATGAGCCGTCCGAAGCTGCTGATGCTCGACGAACCGTCGATGGGCTTAGCTCCGATACTCGTGGAACAGATATTCGACATCATAGGCGACCTGCACCGCGGCGGCGCGACTATTCTGCTCGTCGAGCAGAACGCGCGCATGGCGCTCTCGGTCGCGAGCCGCGGCTACGTGCTGGAGACCGGCAAGGTCGTCACTACGGGCACAGGCGAAGAACTGCTGGCCTCGCCAGCGATAAAAAAAGCCTATCTAGGAGGCTGA
- a CDS encoding CdaR family transcriptional regulator translates to MFTDVLTQFAQEIVENTEAIIGHNVTITDKNGIIIGVTNKKRIGTLHASSFSVIQNDTAEGLYEEEAKAIGVLEGVCLPIHLGKETIGTVSVAGRPDEVDKYGHLVQKEVELFLREKSLTEISKLKENALCNLVNQILTFKPDDVNTDIIVSYAKSLGYNFENAKIIILIDINHFSDIVNNIHRSERYSHEAELRVQTIKLTILSVLRGIFINPQDIVINIASDKYVALLDLSGRLNKDIKAYVEERTETVFNEMSRLGYSAIVGIGSVSPNIAGLADSYRSACKAISIGNKVKRKSGIYNIENYEIEDLFLSLNRDTVKKYINHVLGSLINSPIWDKETEKTLREVLKNPCRPGYISKNLGIHRNSLYYRIEKIEEFSGINLKDQNDFTKIKIALILYDLFSAMKD, encoded by the coding sequence TTGTTCACAGATGTCCTGACTCAGTTCGCCCAAGAAATAGTTGAGAATACAGAGGCCATTATCGGGCACAATGTCACTATTACAGATAAAAACGGAATTATTATAGGGGTAACAAATAAGAAGCGCATAGGCACCCTTCATGCTTCTTCTTTTTCTGTAATTCAGAATGATACAGCTGAAGGGCTTTATGAAGAAGAAGCAAAAGCTATCGGTGTCCTAGAAGGAGTATGCCTTCCCATACATCTTGGGAAAGAAACAATCGGTACCGTATCAGTTGCAGGACGACCGGACGAAGTCGACAAATATGGACATCTTGTACAAAAAGAGGTCGAGCTGTTCTTACGAGAAAAATCGTTGACAGAGATATCAAAACTTAAAGAAAATGCACTCTGTAATTTAGTAAACCAAATACTTACGTTTAAACCCGACGACGTAAACACGGATATAATAGTCTCATATGCAAAAAGCTTGGGATATAATTTTGAAAATGCAAAAATAATCATTTTAATCGACATCAACCACTTTTCAGACATTGTCAACAATATTCACAGATCGGAACGATATTCACATGAAGCAGAACTGCGCGTGCAAACAATCAAGCTTACTATTCTAAGCGTTCTACGAGGCATCTTCATCAACCCCCAGGATATTGTGATAAATATAGCTTCTGACAAATATGTAGCCTTGCTTGACCTATCCGGACGGCTGAACAAAGATATAAAGGCATACGTCGAAGAAAGGACTGAAACAGTTTTCAACGAGATGAGCCGACTCGGGTATTCCGCCATCGTCGGAATTGGATCCGTTTCCCCAAATATTGCAGGGCTTGCAGATTCATACCGTAGCGCATGCAAAGCCATTTCTATTGGAAATAAGGTAAAACGCAAATCGGGTATATACAACATTGAAAATTATGAGATTGAAGACTTGTTCCTATCACTGAACCGAGACACCGTAAAAAAATATATTAACCATGTGCTTGGCAGCCTCATTAATTCACCAATCTGGGACAAAGAGACAGAAAAAACTCTGCGAGAAGTCCTCAAAAATCCGTGCAGGCCTGGCTATATTTCCAAAAATCTCGGTATCCACAGGAATTCGTTGTATTATCGTATCGAAAAAATAGAAGAATTTTCCGGAATCAATCTCAAAGACCAGAATGACTTCACGAAAATAAAAATCGCATTAATATTATATGATTTATTTTCCGCAATGAAAGATTAA
- a CDS encoding ABC transporter ATP-binding protein yields MTFKRRPTKLVPVPSRALVPERDVNRSPILECINLGVTVGGLKAVENFNLTIGRTEIAGLIGPNGAGKTTVFNLLTKVYQPTSGTILLDGQDTHSMTTMQVNRAGIARTFQNIRLFGNLSVADNVKVAMNNSMHYGMLSSILRLPGFRREERAAHRRALRLLSIFDMQGMADVKAGSLPYGAQRRLEIVRALATNPSLLLLDEPAAGMNPSETVELMENIRKIHDMFQIAIVLIEHDMNLVMNICEGICVLNFGHIIAKGTPEDIQSDPAVIEAYLGKQREAR; encoded by the coding sequence ATGACATTTAAGCGCAGGCCGACGAAGCTCGTTCCGGTCCCTTCGCGGGCGCTGGTCCCCGAGCGGGATGTCAACAGATCGCCGATACTGGAGTGCATCAATCTCGGCGTCACCGTCGGTGGACTCAAGGCGGTCGAGAACTTCAACCTCACGATAGGGCGCACCGAAATAGCCGGCCTCATCGGCCCCAACGGCGCGGGGAAGACCACCGTCTTCAACCTGCTGACAAAGGTCTATCAGCCGACGAGCGGCACGATACTGCTCGACGGGCAGGACACTCACAGCATGACGACGATGCAGGTCAACCGCGCCGGCATCGCGCGCACCTTCCAGAACATCCGCCTCTTCGGCAACCTCAGCGTGGCGGACAACGTCAAGGTCGCTATGAACAACTCGATGCACTACGGCATGTTGAGCTCGATCCTCCGTCTGCCCGGCTTCCGGCGCGAGGAGCGTGCTGCGCACCGCCGTGCGCTCAGGCTGCTTTCGATATTCGACATGCAGGGCATGGCCGACGTCAAGGCCGGCTCGCTGCCTTACGGGGCGCAGAGGCGGCTCGAAATAGTGCGCGCGCTCGCGACGAATCCGTCGCTGCTGCTGCTGGACGAGCCGGCCGCCGGCATGAACCCGTCGGAGACCGTAGAGCTCATGGAGAACATCCGCAAGATACACGACATGTTCCAGATAGCCATCGTACTTATAGAACACGACATGAACCTAGTGATGAACATCTGCGAGGGCATATGCGTCCTCAACTTCGGACACATCATAGCCAAGGGCACGCCCGAGGACATACAGTCGGACCCTGCCGTCATCGAGGCGTACCTCGGCAAGCAGAGGGAGGCGCGCTGA
- a CDS encoding branched-chain amino acid ABC transporter permease, whose translation MLKRYFNLKRGNARRVFGTYAVVTAAFLILQFMSAAGAISSSMRGMLVPICAYMVMAISLNLVVGILGELSLGHAGFMSVGAFSGVTAAIMMQDAVTFAPLRLAAAMLTGAAFAAVAGFLIGIPVLRLKGDYLAIVTLAFGEIIKNIFNNFYLGIDKEGVSMSMLTDSTRLLEDGRLIIGGPMGIGGIQKISTFTAGFLLTMIALIVVFNLVNSRSGRAFMAIRDDRIAAESVGVNITRYKMMAFVTSAALAGAAGCLFAMNYSTIVANKFDFNTSILVLVFVVLGGQGNMLGSIVAAAALTILPEKLRQFADYRMLLYAVVLIAVMLGTNNDAVREFLRRFNPFKRRAKEEGSGDDI comes from the coding sequence ATGCTGAAAAGATACTTCAACCTCAAGCGGGGGAACGCGCGCCGCGTATTCGGCACTTACGCCGTCGTGACCGCCGCATTCTTGATTCTGCAGTTCATGAGCGCCGCCGGCGCGATCAGCTCCTCAATGCGCGGTATGCTTGTTCCGATATGCGCCTACATGGTGATGGCGATATCGTTGAACCTCGTCGTCGGTATCCTCGGAGAGCTTTCGCTCGGACACGCCGGCTTCATGTCGGTGGGAGCCTTCTCCGGAGTCACAGCCGCGATAATGATGCAGGACGCCGTGACCTTTGCGCCGCTGCGCCTCGCCGCCGCGATGCTCACGGGGGCCGCCTTCGCCGCGGTCGCCGGCTTCCTTATCGGCATTCCGGTTCTGCGCCTCAAGGGCGACTATCTGGCCATAGTCACGCTCGCTTTCGGCGAGATAATAAAGAACATATTCAATAACTTCTACCTCGGCATCGACAAGGAGGGCGTCAGCATGAGCATGCTCACCGACTCGACGCGCCTGCTCGAGGACGGACGGCTGATAATCGGTGGCCCTATGGGCATTGGAGGCATTCAGAAAATATCGACCTTCACCGCCGGCTTCCTGCTGACGATGATCGCTCTGATAGTCGTCTTCAATCTTGTCAACAGCCGCTCCGGACGCGCCTTCATGGCCATCCGCGACGACCGCATCGCGGCAGAGAGCGTCGGCGTCAACATCACGCGCTACAAGATGATGGCCTTCGTGACCTCCGCGGCGCTCGCCGGCGCGGCGGGCTGCCTCTTCGCTATGAACTATTCGACGATCGTCGCAAATAAATTCGACTTCAACACGTCGATACTCGTGCTCGTCTTCGTAGTGCTCGGCGGACAGGGCAACATGCTAGGCTCGATCGTCGCGGCCGCGGCCCTGACCATCCTGCCGGAAAAGCTGCGTCAGTTCGCCGACTACCGTATGCTTCTCTACGCAGTGGTGCTGATAGCCGTCATGCTCGGTACCAACAATGATGCGGTCAGGGAATTCCTGCGGCGCTTCAACCCCTTTAAGAGAAGGGCGAAAGAGGAGGGAAGCGGCGATGACATTTAA
- a CDS encoding branched-chain amino acid ABC transporter permease, producing MTFLNFVISGLSLGSVYAIIALGYTMVYGIAKMLNFAHGDVIMVGAYVCFYAVSRFKLPAVVGVALAMAVCTVLGIIVERLAYKPLRQAPSLAVLITAIGVSYFLQNAALLLWTSNPKMFPPVVAKGSLKLFDGQLSVSYVTMITIVTCVIIMLCLMWFTGRTRMGKAMRACSEDKGAAQLMGINVNATISMTFAIGSGLAAVAGVLLCSSYPTLMPTTGSMPGIKAFTAAVFGGIGSIPGALFGGLLLGVIEIFAKAYISTQLSDAIVFAVLIIVLLVKPAGLLGVEMQEKV from the coding sequence ATGACTTTTTTAAACTTTGTCATCAGCGGGCTCAGCCTGGGCAGCGTATACGCGATCATCGCCCTTGGCTATACCATGGTGTACGGCATCGCGAAGATGCTCAACTTCGCGCACGGCGACGTCATCATGGTGGGGGCCTACGTGTGCTTCTACGCGGTGTCGCGCTTCAAGCTGCCGGCGGTAGTCGGCGTGGCGCTGGCGATGGCTGTCTGCACCGTGCTCGGCATCATCGTCGAGAGGCTTGCCTACAAGCCTCTGCGCCAGGCGCCGTCGCTCGCGGTGCTCATCACCGCAATCGGCGTCAGCTACTTCCTGCAAAACGCGGCGCTGCTGCTCTGGACTTCCAATCCGAAAATGTTCCCCCCGGTCGTCGCGAAGGGCTCGCTCAAACTCTTTGACGGCCAGCTTTCCGTTTCGTACGTCACGATGATAACCATCGTGACCTGCGTGATCATCATGCTCTGCCTTATGTGGTTCACAGGGCGCACGCGCATGGGCAAGGCGATGCGCGCCTGCTCCGAGGACAAAGGTGCGGCGCAGCTGATGGGCATCAACGTCAACGCTACGATATCCATGACCTTCGCGATCGGCTCCGGCCTCGCCGCGGTCGCCGGCGTGCTGCTCTGCTCCTCCTACCCGACTCTGATGCCGACCACCGGCTCGATGCCTGGCATCAAGGCCTTCACGGCCGCGGTCTTCGGCGGCATAGGCTCCATCCCAGGCGCGCTGTTCGGCGGTCTGCTGCTCGGGGTCATCGAAATTTTCGCCAAGGCCTATATCTCTACGCAGCTCTCGGACGCGATAGTCTTCGCAGTGCTGATAATCGTGCTGCTCGTGAAGCCGGCTGGGCTGCTCGGCGTTGAAATGCAGGAAAAGGTGTAG
- the dctP gene encoding TRAP transporter substrate-binding protein DctP — protein sequence MRNKFCALLVMVYVLSFVGFAEALTLRLAGQNPVAHQNSVQMENFKKIIEEKTGGKIKVKTYPAGQLGDYALIYEEVSKGTIDMALITIPPKFDQKQQIYFTPYLVSSWHELYKLFDPNGWMYKKVSGFHDKMDIKFLGFFMDGFGGLGLTKEASKPLDPKVPKNVLCRIPNNDVAKLTMTSMGYRTVSVPYADLYTALQTGVAEGWYGGAAVHSYLGFRDVVKYYYPMNIYTELEQWLINKKTWDGLSPSDQKLIESTVAEINKNAVKIAEQEEIMYQKKLAEAGIKVVKITPEQLKPTVDYVRKMVWPKLDKVLGKELTQELIGEYAKK from the coding sequence ATGAGAAACAAATTTTGTGCATTATTGGTAATGGTTTACGTTCTTTCGTTCGTAGGATTCGCCGAAGCCCTTACGCTTAGGCTTGCCGGACAAAACCCGGTAGCGCACCAGAATTCTGTACAGATGGAGAATTTTAAGAAAATCATTGAGGAGAAAACCGGCGGTAAAATCAAAGTAAAAACATATCCCGCAGGTCAACTTGGCGATTACGCACTTATTTACGAAGAAGTCAGCAAAGGCACCATTGATATGGCGCTAATAACGATTCCACCAAAGTTTGACCAGAAACAGCAGATATATTTTACTCCTTATCTTGTTTCTTCCTGGCATGAACTTTATAAACTCTTTGATCCAAACGGCTGGATGTATAAAAAGGTTAGCGGTTTTCACGACAAGATGGATATTAAGTTCCTTGGGTTTTTTATGGATGGCTTCGGTGGCCTTGGTCTGACTAAGGAGGCCAGCAAGCCGCTTGATCCAAAAGTTCCTAAAAATGTGCTGTGCCGTATTCCGAATAACGACGTAGCGAAGCTGACTATGACCAGCATGGGCTACCGCACCGTTTCTGTCCCTTACGCAGATCTCTACACGGCGCTTCAGACCGGGGTTGCTGAAGGTTGGTACGGTGGGGCGGCGGTTCACAGTTATCTCGGGTTCCGTGATGTTGTGAAATATTATTATCCGATGAATATTTACACGGAGCTTGAACAGTGGCTTATTAACAAAAAAACGTGGGATGGTCTGAGCCCGTCGGATCAGAAACTCATCGAATCAACTGTAGCCGAAATTAACAAGAACGCTGTCAAGATTGCCGAACAAGAAGAAATTATGTATCAGAAAAAACTTGCAGAAGCTGGTATAAAAGTGGTCAAAATCACGCCAGAACAGCTGAAGCCGACTGTTGACTACGTCCGTAAGATGGTGTGGCCTAAACTCGACAAGGTGCTTGGAAAAGAGCTCACACAGGAATTGATCGGGGAATATGCAAAAAAGTAA